The nucleotide window ATTTCAAGATTAGAAAACCCCAATACCATAGTGTGGCAAAATCATTGCGACGAGGAAAGCACAGAACCAATCCCAGCACATTTAGATGGCTACTGCCACTCATTTCCATACCATGTACCAGAAAAGTAATCTGAATAAGAGAAGATTCCATAGCTTGGCTTCCAGGTCCTTGGAAGATAAATCCAACCAACCACGGCGGTAAAAGGATCCGGGAACATAGCACACCATGCCAGCCTCTCGTACAGAAAAAGGTAGCTCTCTGAAGTTCGCTGGAAAAACAGTGGAACTTTCCTCGGGACTGGATGTCGGCATGAGCACATCGGACGGCTCACGAAATCTACTAGAGTTACTTTAAACTAAAGTAAAGCAAATAAAAAAGGATGGAAATTTGCAccgccttgtttggatgcacatgtatccACTACAATCCACACAAGCCAGGTTCCATAGAAGTGGTTAACCTGTAACTTTCATTAGAACACAGTGCAATGCAAAGTAACTACAAATGTTCATACAGATATTCACCAGGAAGTGGAAGTCAGACGAAGCTACATGAACAAAGGTAACGGAAGATACAAACAAAGCGAAAGTATAGGAAGTTCAGGAAACATCACATGCACTCAGGTAGAAATCCCAGCTAGCACCCAGGCAACAGTCGAATGCTAGAACCTTTACATGCTGTGGAAGGAAAGGATAAGAATTAGAGAAATATAAACAAAACTGAAGAAAATTAGTATAACAGATTAACAGGTGCATGGTAAATGAGAACTTTTGGTGGTTGTCAAGCCAGATGATACAGTTTTGTTAAAACTAAAGCCCTGCTTCAATAGTGCAGGTCCAAATGTTCCAGCAAACTGTCCATGGAAACAGTGACAGGTTAGGACACATAGAAGCACATTACACTGGACCTCTGATCATATGGGAGGAAAATGATCAAATCAGAGGGAACTAAGGTTTTCTAGGAGTATCAAATAATAATATTAAAGGATAGGGCCATCGGGACGGGATGTTCACTCAATCTAAAAACTTATCTGGATCTAACATTTGCTGTAATAAAGAAAACAGGTTTCTGCTTTGTAGACCTGAATGATATATTCATGTTTCTGCTCTAATAAAAATTCTCCTATCTTTCATGtcaaaactataataaaaaaaactcaaaCTTTACAAATTAAAGTAAACACATCATTTAGTATGCATAACTTTCCATACACCTCTACCCATAGAACTGCATGCCACAAAGATGCTACATCACAGTGAAAATAAATTCTAACAAATCTACTATACCTAAATAGAAGAACCCCACTAGCGCATTTTCCTGTAATTTCCTGCAGCCACGTCATCCAAGTCTGCTAGGATCCTCCTCTGCCGAGTCGGTTACTGAACTCCCACCAAATACAGTATCACTGGAGTAGATCAAGAGACACCAACAGGCTCCCACTCCAAGCAATTGATGCAGGCATCAGGAAACTGCTAGGCAAATGAATGGTCGACTGATGATAGTATTTATATTGACTTCCTCCAGGCATCTGTTGGTTGCAATCGCAATTTGGGTGGCCCGAGCCGTCTCCCCTCCCCATTCGTCTCCAGCGGTGGGCACATCAAGGCGGCGATAGTGCTGCCCCATCGGACGAGACGGGGATGCGTCGTCGTCGAAGTTTATGGCCATGGCCCACGCACGGCGATCGTGAAAAGCGGTTCCACATTAGTGCAGGCTGCAGTCATGCGATGGTCAGGGTGGGAATGGCGGTGCAGCTGCCGGCAGCATATGCGAACAAACAGGACCGGAGGGGGCGGTTATATTAGCGTTGGCCACGTGCAGGCTGTGTGGGATTTGTCGCATTGTGGTTGTGACCTGTGCACAGGTGGACATCCTCGACCTGAAATTGGTGATTGCATCTGTGCTTGGTGTGGCTGCTTGAAGGTGATTGTGCGGAAGTGCCATGGCGGCTGGGCACCAGGGTGTGGTCGTGCTGGTGCCTGGCCGGACCGCGGCTACATACAGTACGGAAGCTGAGGTCCTACTACAGCCAGAGAAGTCGCTGGTGCCTAGATTCATGAACAGAGGCTCTCTACCTCTACGAGGCTGATCCAATCGTGCGTGGGTCATGGACTATGAACAATGGCATGCAGGCAAGTGCCGGTTCTATCTGCATCAGTAGGTTGGTTTGGGCAGCCATGCATACCTGCCGACGTGCAGAGTCAGCAGGTTTCTATGCCTCAATGCCTCATCAGTTCATGCGCTTCTCAAGCAACATCTCTGCAGCGTGAGTTCTGTCCACTTTGGTTCTGTTGTAGGTCTATCCATTTGTAGCAACGTGAAGCAGGGCAAATTTATTTATTGACTTGAATCTCTGCAGTTTTATGTATTGTAATTGTTTCTCCAGAAAACAGGATTTATGGTTTCAGAATATTTTAGCAGATTTTTAACCTTGGAAAGCAGCAACTCTAAAGGTCTCTGATGGGCACAATGGATACCATGACATCATAGTTCATAAGCGCATATGTGAAGGCGGACAATGCACATATATCCCCGTGCGCTCCTAATAATTTTATTTCTGATTTTTCATTCATATTGTTGTTGTGGCAGCACAAAACAACTTTGTTTAACATCTTGATGTAAATTACTAATTAGTAGTTTTGAGGTATAAATACAACCATGATTTATGCATTGATGACATTTTCCAATTAATTTATGTGCTCAAACATCCTTTAGACTATTAACCTTCTCTACCAGTTTAGCAGCATTGTATATCCATATTATAACTTCATTTTCTAACACAAAATCTTGCAGGGGCTATTCTACCTATAATTTCCATGGAAAAATGTTAGAAAActcccgcagcaacgcgcggggtatcATCTAGTTACCATATATGATGTGCAACATATACAACAGAAATGTGCAGCATTGATGCCTTAGAACAGGTAGAGGAAATACTATTGAGAAAAGGTTAAATAGCTGATGCCTATCATACAACAACAATACAACGCAAATGGGACATTTTAGTTCTATACGCTAACCTGAATCCAAGAGGACTTCACTTCACAATGCATCAACGAGGTCAAGTATCTGCAGAAATTGCACCAATTCTAGATATTAGCCTAATCAATCACAAAGGACCCTTGATATGATACATGCaaactgtttttttttcattaaAAGCCATCATAAAATTCAATGAGAAGGATGCAGTTAGTCCAAACCATTAAAACTTTTGAGAACAGTTTTCAGTTTTTCAGGCAATAAGTTATAAGAAAacattgaagggcgggcctggtgcaagcggtagagtcttaccgcctgtgaccggaaggtcccgggctCAAGTcagcggtctcctcgcattgcacaggcgagggtaaggcttgccactcacacccttccccagaccccgcacagatcgggagctctctgcactgggtacgccctttttaagTTATGAGAAAACATTAGCCCACAGCTTGTTATGGATTAATAGCATACAGATAATGAAAATTCAGCTAAAAGAATCTAAGTGTAAGCTAACCCTTTCATTGACCAAAGTTGTGATGCATAAACTAATTGAATTTTTTAATAGGAATAACGATTGCCATCAAGCTATTTCGCAAATATGGAACTATGGTACAGCAGGTAACATTTGTGATGCTTAATATATTTTTCCATTGAAGGCATAACAGATAAGGCCGAGTTATCTCAGCATCTTCAACTAGCTAATGGCAGCTACTTGTTATTTAATAATCCAATCtgggcaggggggggggggggggggggggtaccaCTGCCAAAGGCCAGCGGACACGACGTCCCCAGTGGCCGCCACATGCAGATCCACCCAGGCAGGGAGACAGGGATGTCGGGTGGTGGCGAGCATGGCTGGATCGGGGCTGGGGCGACCAAGCAGGGGAGAGCACCTACCAGCAATTGGATAAAGTGGGAGCCCAAGAATAAGGAGTGGTCATTCGGACTTGGGCCTTGGGCTGCTTTGACAGGCCTTTCTGTCCAATGCTAGGCCCACTGGTCCCCTGTTTTTCCATTTCTTTAAGTGTATATATGTACGTGGCACATGCCTAGGCGCACCTAAGCTCAAGGCGCAGAGGGTCACAACCTAAAAAGCGCCTTAGTGCCTTCCGAAAcctttattttattaaaaaaaacttgTGACATGACATCACTAATTCTATAAATTTTAACCAGTCAAGTGAAGAGCATATCTTAAAGTTTGCATAAATGAATAGAAATGCCAAAGGGGGCGGCATAACAGTTCAGGTAACTAATATTATCATCTACTTTTAAGTAGGGGATGGATGGATCAAGATCCATATCCAAATCAGAGGAGACCAAGGCACACCCAATATGAGATGTCCGTATCTAATTCAATCCAATTAGACTGCAGAAAGGTCCAAACAATCAATTAAAGTCCAGTATCCATCCAATCGTCAAACATTGGGAAACAGTTAACATCAAGAAACAGTTGAACACAAGAGGAAACCCATGCAAAGGAGGGGATTCCCCTGCTGTTTCCGTCCATTTTAAAAATCCCATACGTAAAATCATATGAGATGAGAGGAAAATGAATTTCTAGCCGAACTTGTCTAATTGGAACTAGATTGAATCAACCAACACTTCCAACCATCGATTGAATCAATCCAAGCATACAGGCAGTTGGGGGCAGAACCACTGCTGCTTCACAAGCATGCTCCTGTAATAGACTGCAGCTCTTGTGGCGCACCCACCTAAGCTGCCAAAAGCCACTGATTCCTATGCAATAAAGAACCCCCTGAGACTATAGCTGTCCAAAAACAAGAGGCCATGGCCAGCCTGTGGCCCGCTATTTTCGCCCGGCCCAGGCACACGGCATGACCCGATGCTAATCGTCCCCGTGCCTGGGAAGCTTACCTTGGCCTGTCGGGCGGCACAAGCATGACCATATAACCTTGGCCTGTCGTTGCCCGTCACACTGCCAGGCCTCCCGCTGTCTCCTCGTCCCAGATTCCCTTTCTCCTTCCCCCTCTCGCTGTGCTGTCCCTCTCCACAGTGCACTTTGGCCCTCACCCTCGTCCCCAGATCTGCTCTGTTACAACGCTCCAGGTCACGGCACGATCAACCCTGCCTGCTCCGGCTGGGGCTCAGCTTTTGTCTCGCCTTGGTGGGGTTCAGAACGACAGCTTgattttgcttttgtttttgtgAAATGTCATCCTAAATCTAGAGTGAGTCAATCATTGGTATCTTGTTTTGGTTTGTTTAATCTTGCATTTGCTGATTAGCTTGTGTCGCCTGCGTCGCCCAACAGCCTTCTGGTTGGCATTCTGGGTTGTTTTTCCTCAATTTGTTTGTCTCTCGcctcctcccttctctttctctcggCATCAGCAACAGGCCAGCAGCAGTTTGGCAGGAACCTCTTCCTTGCCCCCTCGGCAGCCGCTTGCAGTACTGCTACAGCCCCTTCCTCTTGGTGGCGACGACATGAGGCCCTGGGCTCGCCAGGCACGATTAGCAATAGGGTCGTGCTGGCCCGACTTTTGCCATCTATACCTGAGCCTCTTCAAGCAAGTGGGGGTAGTGCACTGTAGCTTCACAAGCAGACCAATGTGCAGACCCCAGTGGTGAAGTCAAATTGTCAAAAGCCCCCATCTATTCACTACATGTTCAAGTAAATCCCCACCTTAATTAGCATTGATAAGTTGTGGCATAACCACATATCAATACCTCTTTGGCTCTTTCTTTTATGGGAAAACAAGGGTAAATCTACAATTAAAAATTTAATTCAGGTGCTCCCAGCCAAATGTTCTAATAGGCAAAGAACAAACATAAAGTACTAATCAGTTGATGGTAAAGAGTGAAAATAAGGATTCAGAATTAGTTGCTTTCACAATCTCAAAACTTAATAGAACCAAATGGACTATTGACAGAGCATGTAGAATAGTAGAATACTTGCAGCCTAAATTCTAGATCTTCAGTAGGAAAAACTGAAGCAAGGAGAACAGGCATAGAATTGAAACATAGTTACTGCAACCCTACATGGGCAATCTTCTTTACTAAAAAAGGCCTATGGTCGCTAAAACTAGTTTTCATACAACAGGTTGCTCCACCAAACAATCAAGTTCCACAAAGTATATTGTAATACCATGTGAAGCGGACACCCTAAAAGATAACCTGAACCAAATACTGTTCATATGAAGGAAACGTATACCTGCAATCCATGCTAAGTATTTCTATTCAAGTTAGAATGACTGCTTAGTTGCAAGAGTTGCAAGTAGATCTTAGTAAGATCTCGTACAGCACATGTGCTGCAAGCGGTGTCCATTTTGGCATGTAACCAGTAGTAGCTAAAACTTaaggttttaccatgtttgtgGTTGCTTGGTTCTGGAGACAATGGTTCTGAGTGCAGCGCATGCGGCAGGCTGAACCCTGGGTGTTCAGATGTGGTGATGCATTTTTTGGAAGTTTCAGTTTTCATGGTTAAAAAAACTCTGAACACTTGGTTGctgtgagtgtagtgtgaggcaaTAAACTCCGGGCTTCCCGTCATGGATAAAAGAAAGAATGATTACTTAGTTGGAAGCAGAATAACCCAGAGTTAGCCATTGCCAATTAATCGATAGTAAATTTGTTGCGCACATTGTCCTATCCTATCGTTATTGCGAGTTAAATTTTGGTGCATTTCGTATGGATAATAATGAAGGCAGGCCCCCTATGACATGCACAACAAGCAAATATAGGAGTAGAAATTCAGTTACCCTTGTGCTCCTCAGTGGCGTCATGGTACTCGGCCTCCTCCTCCGGCACGGGGTGCAGCACATCCTCAGCACCAACCGTGGCAGACAAACCGCCGGCCTCCCCAGCCTCGGCGGAGCCGTCATCAGGGAAACGCACCACGACAACGGGGCAGACACAGTGGTGCACGCAGTAGTCGCTGACGCTGCCGAGCCTGCCCTTGCTGGTCCTCCGCGCGGCGCCGAAGCCCTTGCTCCCCATGATAACGGCGCTGAGCTCGAGGCGCTCGACCTCGAGGCAGAGGCGCTCCTTCATGTCGTGGTCCCTGACGATGTGAATCTTGTAGGGGATTCCCGCGTCCTTGAGCGGCCTGACGAAGTCGTCGGCCTTGGAGGCCGTGAAGGCGTCGTAGTCGTCGTCCATCctgctcgcggcggcggcggcggcggcctcggagtcgtcgtcgtcgtcctcggcgACGTTGCTAGGGTTGGAGAGGGAGACGTCGACGGCGCCCCAGTCGGCGCCGTAGAGCACGGAGGTGGGGCGCACGTGGAGCAGGATGACGGCGTCCCCGGGGCGGAGGTAGTTGGCGACGGCCCAGCGCACGGCGTAGGCGGACTCGTCGGAGAGGTCGACAGCGATGGCGATGCGGCGGTGCGAGGTGCCCAGGGGCGCGGCGGCGGAGAAGAAGACGCCCGTCGCCGGGGGCCGCGGCGTCGGCGCcttcaccggcggcggcggcgccgccagcGGCAGGTCGACGGAGGAGGGCGGCGCCGGCGGGGCCTGCATCGCGGGATCTCCTGCGGCGATCGGTTTGGGACTTCGGAGTTTGCTTAGCGGGGTCGGGGTCGGGGGGACTGCCGACTAGGGGGACtagggagggagaggaaggggagaaGGTACCTGGAAGGAATGGAATGGTTGGAGTTGGAGTTGGAGTTGGAGTCGAGCGAGGCGCTGGGGGTGGTGGCCGGGGGTGGATGATAGACTTGTCACGATCTGATTCTGGACGAGGGCAGGTCACGAGGAGCcttgcttgctagttgccttGAGGCTGGTCGGCTGCACGCACGACGTGCACGTGGAGGATGGATAAGGATCAAGGACAACGCCGCCCAGATCCAACGGCTTTGGACCGACCAACTTGCCCAGCTTGCTTGCTGTCCCTGTTTCGACATTTCCTATACTACGGATAAGTACCTGTACCTTAGCTTGAGTACACTCATGAACTGATCAAAAAAGAAGTAAAAATAGAGAAGAAAATGCCGCTGTTTTGTTGATCCCTCCCGTTGAGCCCTTCCTAGCAAATTCTCTGGGTCTATGAACAGGGATAGAACAACTGCTGCTTTCGCTGCCGCGATCTCTCGCCTTCTGGAGCGCAAGGATCTTTTTACGACGCTTGCTTGGTCTGTCATTTGTGCTAAACAGGGGGCATCAAGAGAAATTGTTAGCCTATCCTGCAGCTGCAGCATACAGTTTCCTCCTCTACGCTCCACGTGATCGATCAGTTGCAAAGCGCAAGGCTGTTATTCCTGCTAAGATAGGCCCAACCAATCATTACGTTGCAGGAGGACCACGATTTGG belongs to Miscanthus floridulus cultivar M001 chromosome 4, ASM1932011v1, whole genome shotgun sequence and includes:
- the LOC136550264 gene encoding universal stress protein PHOS32-like isoform X1; amino-acid sequence: MQAPPAPPSSVDLPLAAPPPPVKAPTPRPPATGVFFSAAAPLGTSHRRIAIAVDLSDESAYAVRWAVANYLRPGDAVILLHVRPTSVLYGADWGAVDVSLSNPSNVAEDDDDDSEAAAAAAASRMDDDYDAFTASKADDFVRPLKDAGIPYKIHIVRDHDMKERLCLEVERLELSAVIMGSKGFGAARRTSKGRLGSVSDYCVHHCVCPVVVVRFPDDGSAEAGEAGGLSATVGAEDVLHPVPEEEAEYHDATEEHKGRTQCRELPICAGSGEGCEWQALPSPVQCEETADLSPGPSGHRRYLTSLMHCEVKSSWIQHVKVLAFDCCLGASWDFYLSACDVS
- the LOC136550264 gene encoding universal stress protein PHOS34-like isoform X3, whose product is MQAPPAPPSSVDLPLAAPPPPVKAPTPRPPATGVFFSAAAPLGTSHRRIAIAVDLSDESAYAVRWAVANYLRPGDAVILLHVRPTSVLYGADWGAVDVSLSNPSNVAEDDDDDSEAAAAAAASRMDDDYDAFTASKADDFVRPLKDAGIPYKIHIVRDHDMKERLCLEVERLELSAVIMGSKGFGAARRTSKGRLGSVSDYCVHHCVCPVVVVRFPDDGSAEAGEAGGLSATVGAEDVLHPVPEEEAEYHDATEEHKDT
- the LOC136550264 gene encoding universal stress protein PHOS32-like isoform X2, which translates into the protein MQAPPAPPSSVDLPLAAPPPPVKAPTPRPPATGVFFSAAAPLGTSHRRIAIAVDLSDESAYAVRWAVANYLRPGDAVILLHVRPTSVLYGADWGAVDVSLSNPSNVAEDDDDDSEAAAAAAASRMDDDYDAFTASKADDFVRPLKDAGIPYKIHIVRDHDMKERLCLEVERLELSAVIMGSKGFGAARRTSKGRLGSVSDYCVHHCVCPVVVVRFPDDGSAEAGEAGGLSATVGAEDVLHPVPEEEAEYHDATEEHKACKGSSIRLLPGC